The following are from one region of the Streptomyces rubrogriseus genome:
- a CDS encoding NAD-dependent epimerase/dehydratase family protein, which produces MRVLVTGSAGFIGSHVVEALREHGHEPVGYDVREDPGADVRDPAALARALAGVDAVCHQAAMVGLGNGFADAAEYVSRNDLGTAVLLAAAAGAGVRRLVLAGSMVVYGEGRYTCARHGVVRPGPRAVADLDAGRFEPTCPRCGADLAPGLVGEDAPADPRNVYATTKLAQEHLAAAWARTTGATAVSLRYHNVYGPRMPRDTPYAGVASFFRSALARGEAPRVFEDGRQRRDFVHVRDVAAANVAALESARPPEGALSAYNTGSGEPHTVGEMAVALSAAHGGPEPVVTGEYRLGDVRHITADSARLRTDLGWRPRVGFAAGMREFARDGLRGD; this is translated from the coding sequence ATGCGCGTACTGGTCACCGGCAGCGCCGGGTTCATCGGGTCCCATGTCGTCGAGGCCCTGCGGGAGCACGGGCACGAGCCCGTGGGCTACGACGTCCGCGAGGACCCCGGCGCCGACGTGCGCGATCCGGCGGCCCTCGCGCGCGCACTCGCCGGGGTGGACGCCGTGTGCCACCAGGCGGCGATGGTCGGCCTCGGCAACGGGTTCGCCGACGCGGCGGAGTACGTCTCCCGCAACGACCTGGGCACCGCCGTCCTGCTCGCCGCGGCGGCCGGGGCGGGTGTGCGGCGGCTGGTGCTCGCCGGGTCGATGGTCGTGTACGGGGAGGGCCGGTACACGTGCGCGCGGCACGGCGTGGTGCGGCCGGGGCCGCGCGCCGTCGCCGACCTGGACGCGGGCCGGTTCGAACCCACCTGCCCCCGGTGCGGCGCGGACCTGGCCCCGGGCCTGGTCGGCGAGGACGCCCCGGCCGACCCGCGCAACGTGTACGCCACCACCAAGCTGGCCCAGGAGCACCTGGCCGCCGCCTGGGCCCGGACGACCGGCGCGACGGCGGTGTCACTGCGCTACCACAACGTGTACGGCCCCCGGATGCCCCGCGACACCCCGTACGCCGGTGTCGCCTCCTTCTTCCGCTCCGCGCTGGCCCGCGGCGAGGCGCCGCGGGTCTTCGAGGACGGCCGCCAGCGCCGGGACTTCGTGCACGTGCGGGACGTGGCCGCGGCGAACGTCGCCGCGCTGGAGTCCGCCCGGCCGCCGGAGGGCGCCCTCAGCGCCTACAACACCGGCAGCGGTGAGCCGCACACCGTGGGCGAGATGGCCGTCGCCCTGTCCGCCGCCCACGGCGGGCCCGAGCCCGTCGTCACCGGCGAGTACCGCCTCGGCGACGTCCGGCACATCACCGCCGACTCCGCGCGCCTGCGGACCGACCTGGGCTGGCGGCCCCGGGTCGGATTCGCGGCGGGCATGCGGGAGTTCGCCCGGGACGGGCTGCGCGGGGACTGA
- a CDS encoding LPXTG cell wall anchor domain-containing protein — MRRTILSAVALACTVVLAGTAPAFADDPTPVPSAPAESAPSPGTGPAEATPVPSVSTPAAEPTEAPAPAPADGQVSVVPEGAADTGVAGPSDPAGTDEGLIGASAGGVLLAGGAVLFVVRRRRAAATGA, encoded by the coding sequence ATGCGCCGAACCATCCTCAGTGCCGTGGCCCTGGCCTGCACCGTCGTACTGGCGGGCACCGCACCCGCGTTCGCCGACGACCCCACGCCCGTTCCCTCCGCCCCCGCCGAGAGCGCCCCGAGCCCCGGCACCGGACCGGCCGAGGCGACCCCCGTGCCGTCCGTCAGCACCCCCGCCGCCGAGCCGACCGAGGCACCGGCCCCCGCGCCGGCCGACGGCCAGGTCTCCGTCGTACCGGAGGGCGCGGCCGACACCGGGGTGGCGGGGCCCTCGGACCCGGCCGGGACCGACGAGGGGCTGATCGGCGCGAGCGCCGGCGGGGTGCTCCTCGCGGGCGGCGCGGTCCTCTTCGTCGTACGCCGTCGACGGGCGGCGGCGACCGGCGCATGA
- a CDS encoding class F sortase, which yields MIPRPGRVLATAALAALLVGCGGGQGDGGTAPDRLAPSTAAAPPARAPAKSVRPLARSVPVGLRIPAIGVDTPVMGLGLAGDGTVEVPPVTDDDRAGWYRHSPTPGQVGPSVLLGHVTVGRYGDGVFRHLARLRRGERIEARLENGTAAEFTVTAVRTVAKADFPTDDVYGDVAGPELRLITCGGPRDGEEYRDNVIVFAELSATKGR from the coding sequence ATGATCCCCCGCCCCGGCCGGGTCCTCGCGACCGCCGCGCTGGCCGCGCTGCTCGTGGGCTGCGGCGGCGGCCAGGGGGACGGCGGCACGGCACCCGACCGGCTGGCGCCCTCGACGGCCGCGGCACCGCCCGCGCGGGCCCCCGCCAAGTCGGTGCGGCCCCTGGCGCGTTCGGTGCCGGTGGGGCTGCGCATCCCCGCCATCGGGGTCGACACCCCGGTGATGGGTCTCGGACTGGCCGGGGACGGCACGGTGGAGGTCCCGCCCGTCACGGACGACGACCGCGCCGGCTGGTACCGGCACTCGCCGACGCCGGGCCAGGTGGGTCCCTCGGTCCTCCTGGGCCACGTCACGGTGGGCAGGTACGGCGACGGGGTCTTCCGGCACCTCGCGCGACTGCGCCGCGGCGAGCGGATCGAGGCCCGCCTGGAGAACGGCACCGCCGCCGAGTTCACGGTCACCGCCGTACGGACGGTGGCCAAGGCCGACTTCCCGACGGACGACGTCTACGGGGACGTGGCGGGGCCGGAGTTGCGGCTCATCACCTGCGGCGGTCCGCGCGACGGCGAGGAGTACCGGGACAACGTGATCGTCTTCGCCGAACTGAGCGCCACCAAGGGCCGCTAG
- a CDS encoding RNA polymerase sigma factor, producing the protein MKRSRDRAASELFAALYPRLAGWCRRLVDDDETAHEIASEAFTRLWARWTSVEEPRGFLYVTAANLVRDHWRKLERERRAVRRVTAEVAVRPHPEQADPSVRLLVQSLPERLRVPILLHYYADMPIREVSVLTGRKEGTVKADLHAARELLRVHLRRSLDHTP; encoded by the coding sequence TTGAAACGGTCCCGTGACAGGGCGGCGTCCGAGCTGTTCGCCGCCCTGTATCCGCGCCTCGCCGGCTGGTGCCGCCGGCTCGTCGACGACGACGAGACGGCCCACGAGATCGCCTCCGAGGCGTTCACCCGGCTCTGGGCCCGCTGGACGTCCGTGGAGGAGCCCCGCGGCTTCCTCTACGTCACCGCCGCCAACCTCGTCCGCGACCACTGGCGCAAGCTGGAGCGCGAGCGCCGGGCGGTGCGCCGGGTCACCGCGGAGGTCGCCGTGCGCCCGCACCCGGAACAGGCCGACCCCTCGGTGCGGCTGCTCGTACAGTCGCTGCCGGAGCGGCTGCGGGTGCCGATCCTGCTCCACTACTACGCCGACATGCCGATCCGGGAGGTGTCCGTGCTGACCGGACGCAAGGAGGGAACCGTCAAGGCCGACCTGCACGCGGCCCGCGAACTGCTCCGCGTCCATCTGAGGAGAAGCCTTGACCACACGCCTTGA
- a CDS encoding DUF952 domain-containing protein, which translates to MIYHVVPLAEWNADPGRPYAPDSLTRDGFVHCSPDEETTLAVVNAFYRGAPRPLVALLLDEERLTARCVWEAAEPAPPPGVAGGTLFPHVFGPLDRAAVQRVLEVRWDDGGRATGLF; encoded by the coding sequence ATGATCTACCACGTGGTACCGCTCGCCGAGTGGAACGCCGACCCGGGCCGGCCGTACGCGCCCGACTCCCTCACGCGGGACGGGTTCGTCCACTGCTCGCCCGACGAGGAGACCACGCTCGCCGTCGTCAACGCCTTCTACCGCGGCGCGCCCCGGCCGCTGGTGGCCCTGCTCCTGGACGAGGAACGGCTCACCGCGAGGTGCGTGTGGGAGGCGGCCGAACCCGCCCCGCCGCCCGGGGTCGCCGGGGGCACCCTGTTCCCGCACGTGTTCGGCCCCCTCGACCGCGCGGCCGTCCAGCGCGTGCTGGAGGTCCGCTGGGACGACGGGGGCCGGGCGACGGGCCTGTTCTGA
- a CDS encoding SCO5918 family protein has protein sequence MRCVIARYPFDLTKSGVLDSMKGVTPEPVTGESVTIGRRRYPVKQVGEVVTRQDRRDFSGGEVTRAMARLGFTCHPAPGAEPAPAAPATTPVETASALLGGTVGTPQEL, from the coding sequence ATGCGCTGTGTCATCGCCCGGTACCCGTTCGACCTCACCAAGAGCGGGGTGCTGGACTCGATGAAGGGCGTCACGCCCGAACCCGTCACCGGTGAGTCCGTGACCATCGGCCGTCGCCGCTACCCCGTCAAGCAGGTGGGCGAGGTCGTCACCCGGCAGGACCGGCGCGACTTCAGCGGCGGCGAGGTGACCCGGGCCATGGCCCGCCTCGGCTTCACCTGCCACCCCGCCCCCGGGGCCGAACCCGCCCCGGCGGCGCCCGCCACCACGCCGGTCGAGACGGCGTCCGCGCTGCTCGGCGGCACCGTCGGCACCCCCCAGGAACTCTGA
- a CDS encoding DEAD/DEAH box helicase, giving the protein MNRARTNDRRRAGDGPRRSRSAGRPQNSGRRPAAAPQGGEFALPKTITPALPAVETFAELDLPARMLTALGDQGVTEPFPIQAATLPNSLAGRDVLGRGRTGSGKTLAFGLALLARTAGRRAEPRRPLALVLVPTRELAQQVTDALTPYARAVGLRSATVVGGMSIGRQAGALRSGAEVVVATPGRLKDLIDRGDCALGDVTITVLDEADQMTDMGFMPQVTALLDQVAADGQRMLFSATLDRNVDKLVRRYLTDPVVHSVDPSAGAVTTMEHHVLHVQDEDKQRATIEIAARDGRVIMFLDTKHRVDRLVKHLLKSGVRAAGLHGGKSQPQRTRTLAQFKDGQVTALVATNVAARGIHVDNLDLVVNVDPPGDHKDYLHRGGRTARAGESGSVVTLVTPDQRREMTRLMSLAGITPQVTPVRSGEAELARITGAQTPSGVPVVIAAPVVERPRRAAAGARSSSRGRRSRSAQGRSGGQGTGAQARTGAAQPRTAGQPRTAAQGRPTGESPRRRPRRQSTGGSAGSAA; this is encoded by the coding sequence ATGAACCGCGCACGCACCAACGACCGCCGGCGCGCCGGCGACGGCCCCCGTCGCTCCCGTTCGGCCGGCCGCCCCCAGAACTCCGGCCGCCGCCCGGCCGCCGCGCCCCAGGGCGGCGAGTTCGCCCTGCCCAAGACCATCACCCCGGCGCTGCCCGCCGTCGAGACCTTCGCCGAACTCGACCTGCCGGCCCGCATGCTGACCGCGCTCGGCGACCAGGGCGTGACCGAGCCGTTCCCGATCCAGGCGGCGACCCTGCCGAACTCCCTGGCCGGACGCGACGTGCTCGGCCGCGGCCGCACCGGTTCGGGCAAGACGCTCGCCTTCGGCCTGGCCCTGCTGGCCCGCACGGCGGGCAGGCGCGCCGAGCCGCGGCGTCCGCTCGCCCTGGTCCTCGTCCCCACCCGTGAGCTGGCCCAGCAGGTCACCGACGCGCTCACCCCGTACGCCCGCGCCGTGGGCCTCAGGTCGGCCACCGTGGTCGGCGGCATGTCCATCGGCCGGCAGGCCGGGGCGCTGCGCTCCGGCGCGGAGGTCGTCGTCGCGACGCCCGGACGGCTCAAGGACCTCATCGACCGCGGCGACTGCGCCCTCGGCGACGTCACGATCACGGTCCTGGACGAGGCCGACCAGATGACCGACATGGGCTTCATGCCGCAGGTCACCGCCCTGCTCGACCAGGTCGCGGCGGACGGGCAGCGGATGCTGTTCTCGGCCACCCTGGACCGCAACGTCGACAAGCTGGTCCGCCGCTACCTGACCGACCCGGTGGTCCACTCCGTGGACCCGTCGGCCGGTGCCGTCACCACGATGGAGCACCACGTGCTGCACGTGCAGGACGAGGACAAGCAGCGCGCGACCATCGAGATCGCGGCGCGCGACGGCCGGGTCATCATGTTCCTGGACACCAAGCACCGGGTGGACCGGCTGGTGAAGCACCTGCTGAAGAGCGGGGTGCGCGCCGCCGGCCTGCACGGCGGAAAGTCCCAGCCGCAGCGCACCCGCACCCTCGCCCAGTTCAAGGACGGGCAGGTGACTGCGCTGGTGGCGACCAACGTCGCGGCCCGCGGCATCCACGTCGACAACCTCGACCTGGTCGTCAACGTGGACCCGCCCGGCGACCACAAGGACTACCTGCACCGGGGCGGCCGCACGGCCCGGGCCGGCGAGTCCGGCAGCGTCGTCACCCTGGTGACGCCGGACCAGCGGCGCGAGATGACCCGGCTGATGTCCCTGGCCGGTATCACCCCGCAGGTCACCCCGGTCCGCTCGGGCGAGGCGGAGCTGGCGCGCATCACCGGTGCGCAGACCCCGTCGGGCGTCCCCGTCGTCATCGCCGCACCGGTCGTGGAGCGCCCCCGGCGCGCCGCGGCCGGCGCGAGGTCCTCGTCCCGCGGCCGCCGCAGCCGTTCCGCGCAGGGCCGCAGCGGCGGTCAGGGGACCGGCGCCCAGGCCCGTACCGGCGCCGCACAGCCCCGCACCGCCGGCCAGCCCCGTACCGCCGCCCAGGGGCGGCCCACCGGCGAGTCCCCGCGCCGCAGGCCGCGCCGCCAGTCCACCGGCGGTTCGGCCGGCTCGGCGGCCTGA
- a CDS encoding cold-shock protein, translated as MASGTVKWFNAEKGFGFIEQDGGGPDVFAHYSNINAQGFRELLEGQKVTFDIAQGQKGPTAENITPA; from the coding sequence ATGGCTTCCGGCACCGTGAAGTGGTTCAACGCCGAAAAGGGCTTCGGCTTCATCGAGCAGGACGGCGGCGGCCCCGACGTCTTCGCCCACTACTCGAACATCAACGCGCAGGGCTTCCGCGAGCTGCTCGAGGGTCAGAAGGTGACCTTCGACATCGCGCAGGGCCAGAAGGGCCCGACGGCCGAGAACATCACCCCGGCCTGA
- a CDS encoding aldo/keto reductase, with amino-acid sequence MSNDFRLGGDLPIGRLGFGAMRLPTNTFHGPARDPETGRAVLRRAVELGVDHIDTAAFYTSGDGSVRANDLIREALHPYPDGLVIATKVGPLRTPDGGLEATTDPGALRALVEENLEGLGVDRLDLVYLRIGGIEPPPHGESVAARFEALAALREEGLIRHLGLSHVDAGHLAEARAVAPVAAVQNHLGTDRRDDTEVLARCEQAGIAYVPYFPLGGGLADIGGGRVAEVADRHGATVPQIALARLLASSPVTLAIPGTGSLAHLEENTAAGSIVLTAEDLADLR; translated from the coding sequence ATGAGCAACGACTTCCGCCTCGGCGGCGACCTTCCGATCGGGCGGCTCGGCTTCGGAGCCATGCGCCTGCCCACCAACACCTTCCACGGGCCGGCCCGCGACCCGGAGACGGGCCGCGCAGTGCTGCGCCGTGCCGTGGAACTCGGCGTCGACCACATCGACACCGCCGCCTTCTACACCAGCGGCGACGGCTCCGTCCGCGCCAACGACCTGATCCGCGAAGCCCTGCACCCCTACCCGGACGGCCTGGTGATCGCCACCAAGGTCGGCCCGCTGCGCACCCCGGACGGCGGCCTGGAGGCGACCACCGATCCCGGCGCACTGCGGGCGCTGGTCGAGGAGAACCTGGAGGGCCTCGGGGTCGACCGCCTCGACCTGGTCTACCTCCGCATCGGCGGCATCGAGCCGCCGCCGCACGGCGAGTCCGTCGCCGCCCGCTTCGAGGCGCTGGCCGCGCTGCGCGAGGAGGGCCTGATCCGGCACCTGGGCCTCAGCCACGTGGACGCCGGGCACCTCGCCGAGGCGCGGGCGGTCGCACCCGTCGCGGCCGTCCAGAACCATCTCGGCACCGACCGGCGCGACGACACGGAGGTGCTGGCCCGCTGCGAGCAGGCCGGCATCGCCTACGTGCCGTACTTCCCGCTGGGCGGCGGCCTGGCCGACATCGGCGGGGGCCGCGTCGCCGAGGTCGCGGACCGGCACGGCGCCACGGTCCCGCAGATCGCCCTGGCCCGGCTGCTCGCCTCCTCGCCCGTCACCCTGGCCATCCCCGGCACGGGCTCCTTGGCCCACCTGGAGGAGAACACCGCCGCCGGGTCGATCGTCCTGACCGCCGAGGACCTCGCCGACCTCCGCTGA
- a CDS encoding DNA-binding response regulator codes for MAPMAESMTVHGDTELLARAGHLFSSVREEFVCAARDLDTWPRPAARQVARARVRDSGAAHVRKLLSPAALADEGGRAHLGELAARGARVRIAAGALPHETIIIDRRWAILAGADAPGGRAYTVTGAPTLVGGVHALFEAAWEAATDLASFLRGDRPHLDAGSRTVLRALGSGATDEAAARELGMSLRTYRRRVAALLDALDAGSRFQAGVRAGELGLSG; via the coding sequence ATGGCCCCGATGGCAGAGAGCATGACGGTGCACGGTGATACGGAGTTGCTGGCCCGTGCCGGGCATCTCTTCTCCTCGGTCCGGGAGGAGTTCGTCTGCGCCGCCCGCGACCTCGACACCTGGCCCCGCCCCGCCGCCCGGCAGGTCGCCCGGGCGCGGGTGCGGGACAGTGGTGCCGCGCACGTCCGCAAGCTGCTCAGCCCGGCCGCGCTGGCCGACGAGGGCGGCCGGGCGCACCTGGGCGAGCTGGCGGCCCGAGGTGCCCGGGTGCGGATCGCCGCCGGTGCCCTGCCGCACGAGACGATCATCATCGACCGGCGCTGGGCGATCCTCGCCGGTGCGGACGCGCCCGGCGGCCGCGCGTACACCGTGACCGGTGCGCCCACCCTGGTCGGCGGCGTGCACGCCCTGTTCGAGGCCGCCTGGGAGGCGGCCACCGACCTCGCGTCCTTCCTGCGGGGCGACCGGCCGCACCTCGACGCCGGGAGCCGGACGGTGCTGCGGGCACTGGGCTCCGGCGCCACGGACGAGGCCGCCGCACGGGAGCTGGGCATGTCGCTGCGCACCTACCGGCGCCGGGTCGCCGCGCTGCTCGACGCCCTCGACGCCGGGTCGCGGTTCCAGGCGGGCGTGCGCGCGGGCGAACTCGGCCTGAGCGGCTGA
- a CDS encoding TerD family protein, which produces MITLTKEGGPADLDGVTHLSIGVSWDPTAGSSGGVLGKLRRKTGTDLDLIAVAMQGGDPVRLAGLDSLDPMGNGSLLHSGDNQTGHGDGDDETVTVEFARLPSAITSIVFVAAAYKKGSSFQKARNISFKVYDATGGSSEQVADIWPSLLSQDNGCAVAKAVRVGGTWKLEVVNETGKIKQGDEHALMRFAVSK; this is translated from the coding sequence ATGATCACGCTCACCAAGGAAGGCGGCCCCGCGGACCTGGACGGAGTGACCCACCTGTCCATCGGCGTCTCCTGGGACCCCACCGCCGGCAGCAGCGGCGGTGTGCTCGGCAAGCTGCGGCGCAAGACCGGCACCGACCTCGACCTGATCGCCGTCGCGATGCAGGGCGGCGACCCGGTGCGCCTCGCCGGGCTCGACTCGCTCGACCCGATGGGCAACGGCTCGCTGCTGCACAGCGGCGACAACCAGACCGGTCACGGCGACGGTGACGACGAGACGGTGACCGTCGAGTTCGCGCGGCTCCCGAGCGCCATCACCTCGATCGTGTTCGTCGCCGCCGCGTACAAGAAGGGCAGCTCCTTCCAGAAGGCGCGCAACATCAGCTTCAAGGTCTACGACGCGACCGGGGGCAGCTCGGAGCAGGTCGCCGACATCTGGCCCAGCCTGCTCAGCCAGGACAACGGCTGCGCCGTGGCCAAGGCGGTGCGGGTCGGCGGCACCTGGAAGCTGGAGGTCGTCAACGAGACGGGCAAGATCAAGCAGGGCGACGAGCACGCCCTGATGCGCTTCGCCGTCAGCAAGTAG
- a CDS encoding VOC family protein: protein MNSIDSVTLEVADTEAAARFYADAFGLDGSRVRLRASDDPTSGFRGFTLSLVVAQPGNVDALFTAAVDAGATVLKPAAKSLWGYGGVVQAPDGTVWQIATSAKKDTAPVTRDVDEIVLLLGVEDVKATKRFYVEQGLTVGKSFGGKYVEFATGPDTVKLSLYKRRALAKVAGVSAEGTGSHRLVVSGGTRPFADPDGFAWQPEPSH, encoded by the coding sequence ATGAACTCCATCGACTCCGTCACCCTCGAGGTGGCCGACACCGAGGCCGCCGCCCGCTTCTACGCCGACGCCTTCGGGCTCGACGGATCACGGGTGCGGCTCCGCGCCTCGGACGACCCGACGAGCGGGTTCCGCGGCTTCACCCTGTCCCTCGTCGTCGCCCAGCCCGGCAACGTCGACGCCCTGTTCACCGCCGCCGTCGACGCCGGCGCCACCGTCCTCAAGCCCGCCGCGAAGTCGCTGTGGGGCTACGGCGGCGTCGTGCAGGCACCGGACGGCACGGTCTGGCAGATCGCGACCTCGGCGAAGAAGGACACCGCCCCGGTCACCCGCGACGTGGACGAGATCGTGCTGCTCCTGGGCGTCGAGGACGTCAAGGCCACCAAGCGGTTCTACGTCGAGCAGGGCCTCACCGTGGGCAAGAGCTTCGGCGGGAAGTACGTCGAGTTCGCCACCGGCCCGGACACCGTCAAGCTCTCCCTCTACAAGCGCCGGGCCCTCGCCAAGGTCGCGGGGGTGTCCGCCGAGGGCACCGGTTCGCACCGTCTCGTCGTCTCCGGCGGCACCCGCCCGTTCGCCGACCCCGACGGCTTCGCCTGGCAGCCGGAGCCCAGCCACTGA
- a CDS encoding phosphatase PAP2 family protein — MAGAATLAFLVALEIAARRYGLPGPMTNQAKELVFAPASGPLLYAGLALTMVVLTWRQRLVAAAVAVGIDLAVVLVRWAADATASGSHSFGNGALWVVLGCGVIALTRRTGPERILLLKGVGLGLLLVAGRKTGDAWLLITSKTRPDVLDPYVATADHALGNPSWLVGRAVEATGAVGEHVLDWVYVQLAVAAVVVALYQLRGVAAERRFPRHHLVRTFLLIGLLGPAIYMIFPVVGPVFAYGTGAFGTGGAEWAIADLWPHTLPPVGPPHPFTYDGVTPRNCMPSLHTAWATVIFIHSRKGPRVLRWAGTFWLVATLTATLGFGYHYAIDLIAGVVFAVTVEAGLRSLDRGWDRSGSLLVAHGALVFAAILASTRYLSLEMARHPWVFGPLLLLAMASVLHGYVRTTKGWEPVPAPPALPEPRLEAA, encoded by the coding sequence GTGGCGGGTGCGGCGACCCTCGCGTTCCTCGTCGCGCTGGAGATCGCCGCGCGCCGCTACGGCCTGCCGGGGCCGATGACCAACCAGGCCAAGGAGTTGGTGTTCGCCCCCGCCTCGGGGCCCCTGCTCTACGCCGGGCTGGCGCTGACGATGGTGGTGCTCACCTGGCGGCAGCGGCTGGTCGCGGCGGCCGTCGCGGTCGGCATCGACCTGGCCGTCGTACTGGTGCGGTGGGCGGCGGACGCCACCGCGTCCGGCAGCCACTCCTTCGGCAACGGCGCGCTGTGGGTGGTCCTGGGCTGCGGGGTCATCGCCCTGACCCGGCGCACCGGCCCCGAACGGATCCTGCTGCTGAAGGGCGTCGGGCTCGGCCTCCTGCTGGTGGCCGGCCGCAAGACCGGCGACGCCTGGCTGCTGATCACGTCGAAGACCCGCCCGGACGTCCTCGACCCGTACGTGGCGACCGCCGACCACGCGCTGGGCAACCCGTCGTGGCTGGTGGGACGGGCCGTCGAGGCCACGGGCGCGGTCGGTGAGCACGTACTGGACTGGGTCTACGTCCAGCTCGCGGTGGCCGCGGTCGTCGTCGCGCTGTACCAACTGCGCGGGGTGGCGGCCGAGCGCCGGTTCCCCCGCCACCATCTGGTCCGCACCTTCCTGCTGATAGGCCTGCTCGGGCCGGCCATCTACATGATCTTCCCGGTCGTCGGACCGGTCTTCGCCTACGGCACGGGCGCCTTCGGCACCGGCGGCGCGGAGTGGGCGATCGCCGACCTGTGGCCCCACACGCTCCCGCCGGTCGGCCCGCCGCACCCGTTCACGTACGACGGGGTCACCCCCCGCAACTGCATGCCCAGCCTGCACACGGCGTGGGCCACCGTGATCTTCATCCACTCCCGTAAGGGGCCGCGCGTCCTGCGCTGGGCGGGAACGTTCTGGCTCGTCGCCACGCTCACCGCGACGCTGGGGTTCGGCTACCACTACGCCATCGACCTCATCGCCGGCGTCGTGTTCGCGGTCACGGTCGAGGCGGGGCTGCGCTCCCTGGACCGCGGCTGGGACCGGTCGGGAAGCCTGCTGGTCGCCCACGGGGCGCTGGTGTTCGCCGCGATCCTGGCCTCGACGCGCTACCTGTCGCTGGAGATGGCCCGGCACCCGTGGGTCTTCGGACCGCTCCTGCTGCTGGCCATGGCCTCGGTGCTCCACGGCTACGTACGGACCACGAAGGGCTGGGAACCGGTGCCCGCCCCGCCGGCGCTCCCGGAACCACGGCTCGAGGCGGCCTGA
- a CDS encoding ATP-binding protein — protein sequence MSTLLQPMPHRHVLTLPAAPPAVRVARETAEQALAEWGVNPGHPAVAPALLILSELVTNSVRHASPPSEQVTVTYAAGDDCLAFAVHDRHPHQPRLHGAPTTGRTGGLATVMELTGTLGGTAVVRGDGDGRGKSIWITLPL from the coding sequence ATGAGCACCCTGCTCCAGCCCATGCCCCACCGGCACGTGCTCACCCTGCCCGCAGCGCCCCCGGCGGTCCGGGTGGCCCGGGAGACGGCCGAGCAGGCCCTCGCCGAGTGGGGCGTGAACCCGGGTCACCCCGCCGTCGCACCCGCCCTGCTGATCCTCAGCGAACTGGTCACCAACAGCGTCCGTCACGCGTCGCCGCCGAGCGAGCAGGTGACCGTCACGTACGCGGCCGGAGACGACTGCCTGGCCTTCGCCGTGCACGACCGGCACCCGCACCAGCCGCGGCTGCACGGCGCGCCGACCACCGGCCGGACCGGGGGCCTGGCGACCGTCATGGAACTCACCGGCACCCTGGGCGGCACCGCGGTGGTCCGGGGCGACGGCGACGGCCGGGGCAAGAGCATCTGGATCACGCTCCCGCTGTGA